The Leclercia sp. S52 genome has a segment encoding these proteins:
- the fabB gene encoding beta-ketoacyl-ACP synthase I, with amino-acid sequence MKRAVITGLGIVSSIGNNQQEVLASLREGRSGITFSEEFKDSGMRSHVWGNVKLDTTGMIDRKVVRFMNDASIYAYLSMQEAIADAGLSEEVYQNNPRVGLIAGSGGSSKAQVFGADAMRSPRGLKAVGPYVVTKAMGSAVSACLATPFKIHGVNYSISSACATSAHCIGNAVEQIQLGKQDIVFAGGGEELGWEMACEFDAMGALSTKYNETPEKASRTYDASRDGFVIAGGGGMVVVEELEHALARGAHIYAEIVGYGATSDGADMVAPSGEGAVRCMKMAMHGLDTPIDYLNSHGTSTPVGDVKELGAIREVFGDNSPAISATKAMTGHSLGAAGVQEAIYSLLMLEHGFIAPSINVEELDEQATGLNIVTAPTERELNTVMSNSFGFGGTNATLVMRKLKA; translated from the coding sequence ATGAAACGTGCAGTGATTACTGGCTTGGGCATCGTTTCCAGCATCGGTAATAACCAGCAGGAAGTCCTGGCATCTCTGCGTGAAGGACGCTCCGGGATCACCTTCTCTGAAGAGTTTAAAGATTCCGGTATGCGCAGCCACGTCTGGGGTAATGTCAAACTGGACACCACGGGCATGATCGATCGCAAAGTGGTCCGTTTCATGAACGATGCCTCTATCTACGCCTACCTCTCCATGCAGGAAGCGATTGCTGATGCGGGCCTGAGCGAAGAGGTTTACCAGAACAATCCACGCGTGGGTCTGATTGCGGGCTCCGGCGGCTCGTCTAAAGCGCAGGTCTTCGGTGCTGACGCTATGCGTAGCCCGCGCGGCCTGAAAGCGGTGGGTCCATACGTTGTGACCAAAGCGATGGGCTCAGCGGTATCCGCGTGCCTCGCAACCCCGTTCAAAATTCATGGCGTTAACTACTCCATCAGCTCCGCCTGTGCGACTTCCGCTCACTGTATCGGTAACGCGGTAGAGCAGATCCAGCTGGGTAAACAGGACATCGTGTTTGCTGGCGGCGGCGAAGAGCTGGGCTGGGAAATGGCCTGTGAGTTCGACGCGATGGGCGCACTGTCCACCAAATACAACGAAACGCCAGAAAAAGCCTCCCGTACTTACGATGCAAGCCGTGACGGCTTCGTTATCGCAGGCGGCGGCGGTATGGTTGTGGTTGAAGAACTGGAACACGCTCTGGCTCGTGGCGCGCACATCTATGCCGAGATTGTTGGCTACGGCGCAACCTCCGACGGCGCAGACATGGTTGCTCCATCCGGTGAAGGCGCAGTGCGCTGCATGAAGATGGCAATGCACGGCCTGGATACCCCAATCGACTACCTGAACTCCCACGGTACCTCCACTCCGGTAGGCGACGTGAAAGAGCTGGGTGCTATCCGCGAAGTGTTTGGCGACAACAGCCCGGCAATCTCCGCGACCAAAGCTATGACCGGTCACTCTCTGGGTGCGGCTGGCGTGCAGGAAGCGATTTACTCTCTGCTGATGCTGGAACACGGCTTTATCGCCCCAAGCATCAACGTGGAAGAGCTGGACGAGCAGGCTACTGGCCTGAACATCGTTACCGCGCCAACCGAGCGTGAGCTGAACACCGTGATGTCTAACAGCTTCGGTTTCGGCGGCACCAACGCCACGCTGGTAATGCGTAAGCTGAAAGCATAA
- the mnmC gene encoding bifunctional tRNA (5-methylaminomethyl-2-thiouridine)(34)-methyltransferase MnmD/FAD-dependent 5-carboxymethylaminomethyl-2-thiouridine(34) oxidoreductase MnmC — MKQNAIQPANLEFNAEGTPVSRDFDDVYFSNDNGLEETRYVFLDGNQLNARFPAHPRDLFVVAESGFGTGLNFLTLWQAFDRFRAAHPDATLQRLHFISFEKFPLAAGDLRLAHQHWPELTPWAEQLQAQWPLPIAGCHRLLLDDGRVTLDIWLGDINELTDKLDDSLNQQVDAWFLDGFAPAKNPDMWSPELFAAMARLARPGATLATFTCAGFVRRGLQEAGFTMKKTKGFGRKREMLVGVMEQDRPSPARTPWFARTASDGRETAVVGGGIASALLSLALLRRGWQVTLYCADDVPAAGASGNRQGALYPLLSAHDAALSQFFPTAFTFARRLYDALPVTFDHAWCGVTQLGWDEKSQQKIDHMLALGLPEQIAVAVNAQQVEESTGVPTGCGGIQYPLGGWLCPAQLTAAVIAEAQTLGLQVHYGRKVMSLEQSAAHWTLHFAGGEHAQHGSVVLANGHGVNQFSQTAPLPVYPVGGQVSHIPAAPQLSQLRQVLCYDGYLTPQNPTNGQHCIGASYHRGQTEPQYSDEDQQNNRQRLIDCLPEAAWAREVDVSAGEARNGIRCATRDHLPMTGAVPDYDATLAAYQDLANNQDQAVSAPEFRNLFMLGGLGSRGLCTAPLTAEILAAQMSHEPIPLDAHTLAALNPNRLWVRKLLKGKMVK, encoded by the coding sequence GTGAAACAAAACGCCATACAACCCGCCAACCTCGAATTCAACGCTGAGGGTACACCTGTTTCCCGAGATTTTGATGACGTCTACTTCTCTAATGATAACGGACTGGAAGAGACACGTTATGTTTTCCTTGATGGAAATCAGCTGAACGCCCGTTTTCCGGCGCATCCCCGCGATCTGTTCGTGGTGGCGGAGAGCGGTTTTGGCACCGGGTTGAATTTTCTAACCCTCTGGCAGGCGTTCGATCGCTTCCGTGCGGCTCACCCTGACGCTACGCTGCAAAGGTTACATTTCATCAGTTTTGAGAAATTCCCGCTGGCCGCCGGGGATCTGCGTCTGGCGCATCAGCACTGGCCGGAATTAACACCCTGGGCAGAGCAGCTCCAGGCCCAGTGGCCATTGCCCATCGCGGGCTGCCATCGCCTGCTGCTGGACGACGGGCGCGTCACCCTCGATATCTGGCTGGGTGATATCAACGAACTCACTGACAAACTGGATGATTCCCTCAACCAGCAGGTTGACGCCTGGTTCCTCGACGGCTTCGCTCCCGCCAAAAACCCGGACATGTGGAGCCCGGAGCTGTTTGCCGCGATGGCCCGCCTGGCGCGGCCCGGGGCTACGCTTGCTACCTTCACCTGCGCCGGATTTGTCCGCCGCGGCCTGCAGGAAGCCGGCTTCACGATGAAAAAAACCAAAGGCTTTGGCCGCAAGCGGGAAATGCTCGTCGGGGTGATGGAGCAGGATCGCCCCTCCCCTGCCCGCACGCCGTGGTTTGCCCGCACCGCCAGTGACGGGCGAGAAACCGCTGTGGTGGGCGGCGGGATCGCCAGCGCCCTGCTGTCGCTGGCGCTGCTGCGCCGCGGCTGGCAGGTGACGCTCTACTGCGCCGACGACGTCCCGGCGGCGGGTGCCTCCGGCAATCGCCAGGGTGCGCTCTACCCTCTGCTGAGCGCGCACGATGCGGCGCTGAGCCAGTTTTTCCCGACGGCGTTTACTTTCGCCCGTCGCCTGTACGATGCTCTGCCCGTCACCTTTGATCACGCCTGGTGCGGCGTTACCCAGCTTGGCTGGGATGAGAAGAGCCAGCAGAAAATTGATCATATGCTCGCTCTGGGCCTGCCCGAGCAGATCGCGGTGGCGGTCAATGCCCAACAGGTGGAAGAGAGTACTGGAGTACCGACCGGCTGCGGCGGGATCCAGTATCCGCTCGGCGGCTGGCTCTGCCCGGCGCAGCTTACCGCGGCGGTGATTGCCGAGGCGCAAACGCTCGGCCTGCAGGTGCACTACGGCCGTAAGGTGATGTCTCTGGAGCAGAGCGCCGCGCACTGGACGCTGCACTTCGCCGGGGGCGAGCACGCGCAGCACGGCAGCGTGGTGCTGGCGAACGGGCATGGCGTTAACCAGTTCAGCCAGACCGCCCCGCTGCCGGTCTATCCGGTGGGCGGTCAGGTGAGCCATATCCCGGCGGCCCCGCAGCTGAGCCAGCTGCGCCAGGTGCTGTGCTACGACGGGTATCTGACGCCGCAAAACCCGACCAACGGCCAACACTGTATCGGGGCAAGCTATCACCGCGGACAGACGGAGCCGCAGTACAGCGACGAGGATCAGCAGAACAACCGCCAGCGGTTGATCGACTGTTTACCCGAGGCTGCATGGGCGCGTGAGGTTGACGTTAGCGCAGGTGAGGCGCGCAACGGCATTCGCTGCGCCACCCGCGATCATCTCCCGATGACCGGAGCGGTGCCGGACTACGACGCCACCCTGGCGGCGTATCAGGATTTAGCCAACAACCAGGACCAGGCAGTGAGTGCCCCGGAATTCCGCAATCTGTTTATGCTGGGCGGACTGGGTTCACGCGGGCTCTGTACGGCACCGCTGACGGCGGAAATACTCGCCGCGCAGATGAGCCACGAGCCGATCCCGCTGGATGCGCATACGCTGGCGGCGCTGAATCCGAACCGGTTATGGGTGAGGAAGTTGTTGAAAGGGAAGATGGTAAAGTAG
- a CDS encoding YfcL family protein, producing MIAEFESRILALIDDMVEHASDDELFASGYLRGHLTLAVAELEAGDDHSPQAVHAEVSRSLEKAILAGELSPRDQSLVLGMWETLFQKASLN from the coding sequence ATGATCGCAGAATTTGAATCACGCATTCTGGCGTTAATTGATGACATGGTAGAACACGCCAGTGACGATGAGCTGTTCGCCAGCGGTTATCTGCGTGGACACCTGACCCTGGCCGTTGCCGAGCTGGAAGCCGGTGACGACCATTCACCACAGGCGGTGCACGCTGAAGTGTCCCGCAGCCTGGAAAAAGCCATCCTGGCGGGCGAACTCTCTCCGCGCGACCAGTCGCTCGTGCTGGGAATGTGGGAAACCTTGTTTCAGAAAGCCAGCCTGAACTAA
- a CDS encoding elongation factor P hydroxylase: MNSTHKYEQLIEIFDGCFADDFNTRLIKGDDEPIYLPADAELPYNRIVFAHGFYASGLHEISHWCIAGKARRELVDFGYWYCPDGRDAATQGQFEDVEVKPQALEWLFCVAAGFPFNVSCDNLEGDFEPDRIVFQRRVHAQVMEYLEKGIPERPARLIKALQNYYHTPEITAECFPWPEDL; this comes from the coding sequence ATGAACAGTACGCATAAATATGAACAGCTGATCGAGATATTCGACGGCTGTTTTGCTGATGATTTTAATACCCGTCTGATTAAAGGCGACGACGAACCGATCTATCTTCCTGCAGATGCTGAGCTTCCGTATAACCGGATCGTCTTCGCACACGGCTTTTATGCCAGCGGTTTGCATGAAATATCGCACTGGTGTATTGCCGGAAAAGCGCGCCGCGAGCTGGTGGACTTTGGCTACTGGTACTGCCCGGACGGGCGTGACGCGGCGACCCAGGGACAGTTTGAAGATGTGGAAGTGAAACCCCAGGCGCTGGAGTGGCTGTTCTGCGTGGCGGCAGGATTCCCGTTCAACGTCAGCTGTGACAACCTCGAAGGCGACTTCGAGCCAGACCGTATTGTCTTCCAGCGCCGCGTTCACGCGCAGGTGATGGAGTATCTTGAGAAGGGCATCCCGGAACGTCCGGCACGCTTGATCAAGGCTTTACAGAATTATTACCACACGCCGGAGATCACGGCGGAATGCTTCCCGTGGCCGGAAGATCTATAA
- a CDS encoding sulfite exporter TauE/SafE family protein, protein MDQFTELFMVSPLLLVALFFIAMLAGFIDALAGGGGLLTVPALLAAGMSPAQALATNKLQACGGSLSASIYFIRRKVVSLADQKLNILMTFIGSTSGALLVQHVQSDVLRQILPILVICIGLYFLLMPKLGEEDRQRRLHGLPFALIAGGCVGFYDGFFGPGAGSFYALAFVTLAGFNLAKSTAHAKVLNATSNLGGLLLFIIGGKVIWATGFVMMAGQFLGARVGSRLVLSKGQQLIRPMIVIVSAVMSAKLLYDSHGQEILHWLGMN, encoded by the coding sequence ATGGACCAATTTACTGAGTTGTTTATGGTGTCGCCGCTGCTGCTGGTGGCGCTGTTTTTTATCGCCATGCTGGCCGGTTTTATTGATGCCCTGGCCGGCGGCGGTGGATTGCTCACCGTTCCGGCGCTGCTGGCGGCGGGGATGAGCCCGGCCCAGGCGCTGGCGACCAACAAGCTGCAGGCCTGCGGCGGGTCGTTATCCGCATCGATCTATTTTATCCGCCGCAAGGTGGTGAGCCTGGCCGATCAGAAGCTCAATATCCTGATGACCTTTATCGGGTCGACCAGCGGCGCGCTGCTGGTTCAGCACGTGCAGTCCGACGTATTGCGCCAGATTTTGCCGATCCTCGTCATCTGTATTGGCCTCTACTTTTTGCTGATGCCGAAGCTCGGGGAAGAGGATCGTCAGCGCCGCCTGCACGGACTGCCTTTTGCCCTGATCGCCGGCGGCTGCGTCGGCTTCTATGATGGCTTTTTCGGCCCCGGCGCCGGATCGTTTTACGCTCTGGCGTTTGTCACCCTGGCCGGGTTTAACCTCGCCAAATCCACCGCCCACGCTAAGGTACTGAACGCTACCTCTAACCTGGGTGGCCTGCTGCTGTTTATCATCGGCGGGAAGGTGATCTGGGCGACCGGCTTTGTGATGATGGCCGGGCAGTTTCTGGGCGCACGGGTAGGATCGCGCCTGGTATTAAGCAAAGGGCAACAGCTCATCCGTCCGATGATTGTCATTGTCTCGGCCGTCATGAGTGCCAAACTTCTTTATGACAGCCACGGACAGGAGATCCTCCACTGGTTGGGGATGAACTAA
- the mepA gene encoding penicillin-insensitive murein endopeptidase codes for MKKTAIALLALLASGASLAATPWQKITHPVAGSAQSIGAFSNGCIVGAEALPQQSTTYQVMRTDQRRYFGHPDLVLFIQRLGNQVHNLGLGTMLIGDMGMPAGGRFNGGHASHQTGLDVDIFLQLPKTRWSSSQLLKPQALDLVASDGKRVVPSLWSQDVSSMIKLAAKDNDVTRIFVNPAIKQQLCQDAGTDRDWLRKVRPWFQHRAHMHVRLRCPANSLECEDQPLPPPGDGCGAELQSWFEPAKPGPKPEKKTPPPLPPSCQALLDEHAL; via the coding sequence ATGAAAAAAACCGCAATTGCTCTGCTGGCACTGCTCGCTAGCGGGGCCTCGCTGGCGGCAACGCCGTGGCAGAAAATCACCCACCCGGTAGCGGGAAGCGCCCAGTCGATTGGCGCGTTCTCGAATGGCTGCATCGTCGGCGCCGAGGCGCTGCCGCAGCAGTCCACCACTTATCAGGTGATGCGCACCGATCAACGCCGCTACTTTGGTCACCCGGATCTGGTGCTGTTTATTCAGCGGCTGGGCAATCAGGTGCATAACCTGGGGCTGGGCACGATGCTGATTGGCGATATGGGGATGCCGGCAGGCGGCCGCTTCAACGGCGGCCACGCCAGCCATCAGACCGGGCTGGATGTCGACATCTTCCTCCAGCTGCCGAAAACCCGCTGGTCGTCGTCCCAGCTGCTGAAGCCGCAGGCGCTCGATCTGGTCGCCAGCGATGGCAAGCGCGTGGTGCCGTCGCTCTGGTCGCAGGACGTCTCCAGCATGATCAAGCTGGCGGCGAAAGATAACGACGTCACGCGCATCTTCGTCAACCCGGCCATCAAGCAGCAGCTCTGCCAGGATGCCGGCACCGACCGCGACTGGCTGCGCAAAGTGCGACCCTGGTTCCAGCACCGTGCGCATATGCACGTGCGTCTGCGCTGCCCGGCGAACAGCCTCGAGTGTGAAGATCAACCGTTACCACCGCCAGGCGATGGCTGCGGCGCGGAATTACAAAGCTGGTTTGAGCCAGCGAAACCTGGACCTAAGCCTGAGAAGAAGACACCGCCTCCGTTGCCGCCTTCCTGCCAGGCGCTACTGGATGAACATGCCCTGTGA
- the aroC gene encoding chorismate synthase, protein MAGNSIGQLFRVTTFGESHGLALGCIVDGVPPGIELTEADLQHDLDRRRPGTSRYTTQRREPDQVKILSGVFEGRTTGTSIGLLIENTDQRSQDYGAIKDVFRPGHADYTYEQKYGFRDYRGGGRSSARETAMRVAAGAIAKKYLAQKFGIVIRGCLTQMGDIPLAIADWDQVEQNPFFCADASKLEALDELMRGLKKEGDSIGAKVTVVADGVPPGWGEPVFDRLDADIAHAMMSINAVKGVEIGDGFDVVALRGSQNRDEITKEGFQSNHAGGVLGGISSGQQIVTHIALKPTSSITVPGRTLNRAGEEVEMITKGRHDPCVGIRAVPIAEAMLAIVLMDHFLRQRAQNADVTTPLPRW, encoded by the coding sequence ATGGCAGGAAACAGTATTGGACAATTATTCCGCGTGACCACCTTTGGTGAGTCGCATGGTCTGGCGCTGGGTTGCATCGTTGATGGCGTACCGCCAGGCATCGAACTGACTGAGGCCGATTTACAACACGATCTCGACAGACGTCGCCCTGGGACATCGCGCTACACCACCCAGCGCCGCGAGCCGGATCAGGTCAAAATCCTGTCAGGCGTCTTTGAAGGGCGCACCACCGGCACCAGCATTGGTCTGCTGATTGAGAACACCGATCAGCGTTCGCAGGACTACGGCGCCATCAAGGACGTGTTCCGTCCGGGCCACGCCGACTACACCTACGAGCAAAAATACGGTTTTCGCGACTATCGCGGCGGCGGACGCTCCTCCGCCCGTGAAACCGCCATGCGCGTTGCCGCAGGCGCTATCGCTAAAAAATACCTGGCGCAGAAATTTGGCATCGTCATTCGCGGCTGTCTGACCCAGATGGGCGATATCCCACTGGCGATCGCAGACTGGGATCAGGTTGAACAAAATCCGTTCTTCTGCGCGGATGCCTCGAAGCTGGAGGCGCTGGACGAACTGATGCGCGGCCTGAAGAAAGAGGGCGACTCCATCGGTGCCAAAGTCACGGTCGTGGCTGACGGCGTACCGCCGGGCTGGGGTGAGCCGGTCTTTGACCGCCTCGACGCCGACATCGCCCATGCGATGATGAGCATCAACGCGGTGAAAGGGGTGGAGATTGGCGATGGTTTTGACGTTGTGGCCCTGCGCGGCAGCCAGAACCGCGATGAAATTACGAAAGAGGGCTTCCAGAGCAACCACGCGGGCGGCGTGCTCGGCGGTATCAGCAGCGGGCAGCAGATTGTCACCCATATTGCGCTGAAACCGACCTCCAGCATCACCGTACCGGGGCGCACCCTGAACCGCGCGGGCGAAGAAGTTGAGATGATCACCAAAGGGCGTCACGATCCGTGCGTCGGGATCCGCGCGGTGCCGATCGCAGAAGCGATGCTGGCGATCGTGCTGATGGATCACTTCCTGCGCCAGCGCGCGCAGAATGCGGATGTGACGACCCCACTTCCACGCTGGTAA
- the prmB gene encoding 50S ribosomal protein L3 N(5)-glutamine methyltransferase: MDKIFVDEAVNELQTIQDMLRWAVSRFSAANIWYGHGTDNPWDEAVQLVLPSLYLPLDIPEDMRSARLTSSEKHRIVERVIRRVNERIPVAYLTNKAWFCGHEFFVDERVLVPRSPIGELINNHFAGLIDHQPEHILDMCTGSACIAIACAYSFPDAEVDAVDISPDALAVAEHNIEEHGLIHHVTPIRSDLFRDLPKVQYDLIVTNPPYVDAEDMSDLPNEYRHEPELGLASGSDGLKLTRRILACAPDYLTDDGILICEVGNSMVHLMEQYPDVPFTWLEFDNGGDGVFMLTKAQLLAAREHFSIYKD; this comes from the coding sequence ATGGATAAAATTTTTGTCGATGAAGCGGTGAATGAGCTGCAAACCATTCAGGACATGTTGCGTTGGGCGGTCAGCCGTTTCAGCGCGGCCAATATCTGGTACGGTCACGGCACCGATAACCCGTGGGACGAGGCGGTGCAGCTGGTCCTGCCGTCCCTCTATCTGCCGCTGGATATCCCGGAAGACATGCGCTCAGCGCGTCTGACCTCCAGCGAGAAACACCGCATCGTTGAGCGCGTGATCCGCCGTGTTAACGAACGTATCCCGGTGGCCTACCTCACCAATAAAGCCTGGTTCTGCGGCCATGAGTTCTTTGTCGATGAACGCGTGCTGGTGCCGCGCTCGCCGATCGGTGAACTGATCAACAACCATTTCGCCGGTCTGATTGACCATCAGCCAGAGCACATTCTGGATATGTGTACCGGCAGCGCCTGCATCGCCATTGCCTGCGCCTACTCCTTCCCGGATGCGGAAGTGGACGCCGTCGACATCTCCCCGGATGCGCTGGCGGTAGCGGAACACAATATTGAAGAGCACGGCCTGATCCATCACGTGACGCCGATCCGTTCCGATCTGTTCCGCGATTTGCCGAAAGTGCAGTACGACCTGATCGTCACCAACCCGCCATACGTTGATGCAGAAGATATGTCCGACCTGCCGAACGAATATCGCCACGAACCTGAACTGGGTCTGGCGTCCGGCTCCGACGGTCTGAAGCTGACCCGTCGCATCCTGGCCTGCGCGCCGGATTATCTGACCGATGACGGCATTCTGATTTGTGAAGTGGGTAACAGCATGGTACATCTGATGGAGCAATATCCGGATGTGCCGTTCACCTGGCTCGAGTTCGACAACGGTGGCGACGGCGTCTTCATGCTGACCAAAGCGCAGCTTCTCGCCGCGCGCGAACACTTCAGCATCTACAAAGATTAA
- the smrB gene encoding endonuclease SmrB produces the protein MKKKTSLSEEDQTLFRQLMTGTRKIKQDTIVHPPLRKKVSEVPVKRLIQEQADASHYFSDEFQPLLNTEGAVKYVRADVSHFELKKLRRGDYSPELFLDLHGLTQMQAKQELGALIAACRREHLFCACVMHGHGKHILKQQTPLWLAQHPHVMAFHQAPKEYGGDAALLVLIEVEEWQPPELP, from the coding sequence ATGAAAAAGAAAACATCGCTGAGCGAGGAGGATCAAACGCTGTTTCGTCAGCTGATGACCGGCACGCGTAAAATCAAACAGGACACCATCGTCCACCCTCCGTTACGCAAAAAAGTGAGTGAAGTTCCGGTAAAACGGTTGATTCAGGAGCAGGCCGATGCCAGCCACTATTTTTCCGATGAGTTCCAGCCGCTGCTGAACACCGAGGGCGCGGTAAAGTACGTGCGCGCGGACGTCAGCCATTTCGAGCTGAAAAAATTACGTCGTGGGGATTATTCGCCGGAGCTGTTTCTCGATCTGCACGGGTTAACCCAAATGCAGGCCAAACAGGAGCTGGGCGCGCTGATTGCGGCCTGCCGCCGGGAACATCTGTTCTGCGCCTGCGTGATGCACGGCCACGGAAAGCATATCCTCAAGCAGCAAACCCCGTTGTGGCTTGCCCAGCATCCGCACGTGATGGCTTTTCATCAGGCACCCAAAGAGTACGGCGGCGATGCCGCTTTGCTGGTGCTGATTGAAGTAGAAGAGTGGCAACCGCCTGAGCTGCCCTGA